One genomic segment of Paenibacillus sp. FSL H8-0332 includes these proteins:
- a CDS encoding ABC transporter ATP-binding protein — MAFVTVKGEYKRYKMGETLIVANDGIEFEIEKGEFAVIVGPSGAGKSTVLNILGGMDSADEGQVIVDGTDIARFSAKELTGYRRNDVGFVFQFYNLVPNLTTLENVELASQISPRALDARKVLEDVGLGARLNNFPAQLSGGEQQRVAIARALAKQPKLLLCDEPTGALDYNTGKQVLKLLQDTCRDTGTTVIVITHNLAIAPMADRVIEINNAKVRKMVKNPAPVSVEDIEW; from the coding sequence ATGGCGTTCGTAACGGTGAAGGGCGAATATAAGCGCTATAAGATGGGGGAGACCCTGATAGTTGCCAATGACGGCATTGAATTTGAGATTGAAAAGGGTGAATTTGCTGTCATTGTTGGACCCAGCGGAGCGGGGAAATCAACAGTGCTTAACATACTGGGCGGAATGGATTCCGCCGACGAAGGCCAGGTCATTGTGGACGGTACGGACATCGCACGTTTCAGCGCTAAGGAATTGACCGGCTACCGCCGTAATGACGTAGGTTTCGTGTTTCAGTTCTATAACCTGGTTCCAAACCTGACGACACTGGAGAATGTCGAGCTGGCTTCGCAGATCTCGCCCCGGGCCCTCGATGCCCGGAAGGTGCTGGAGGATGTGGGGCTTGGCGCCCGGCTGAATAACTTCCCGGCCCAGCTCTCGGGCGGGGAGCAGCAGCGCGTGGCTATCGCCAGAGCGCTGGCGAAGCAGCCGAAGCTGCTGCTCTGTGATGAGCCTACCGGTGCGCTCGATTACAATACCGGCAAGCAGGTGCTTAAACTGCTGCAGGATACCTGCCGCGACACCGGCACAACGGTAATTGTGATCACGCATAACCTGGCAATTGCTCCGATGGCCGACCGGGTCATCGAGATCAACAACGCCAAGGTACGGAAAATGGTGAAGAATCCAGCACCGGTATCCGTGGAAGATATCGAATGGTAA
- a CDS encoding ABC transporter permease, which produces MKKRALWKDVFREIGRTKARFLSIFAIIMLGVSFFSGIKSAGPDMLDTAATYYKDLRLMDLRVQSTYGLSEQGIEQLRGIPGVQTVQPVYSSDVFLGDSGLIAKVYSYADNNELNGYKLTAGHLPAASGEIVLDEHLREEEKFALGDSITFGGEAGETPEQSFRTKTYNVVGFAQSPQYIETANRGTSRIGKGTADAFAVIPEGDFTLPVYTEAYLSFKDTAAQTAYTSAYDKLIEQHLPEVEEALKDYPAQRLEELKTEAVAAAKQAAAQQGTQQPQPQQQQAAYAAQSQPELPKVYVADRTINPGYAEYKDNADRLSAIASAFPVFFFLIAALVSLTTMTRMVEEQRLQIGTMKALGYGAMDIMTKFLVYGTLASLAASIAGLAVGFTFFPDIIYNAYSSLYNLPDVIKSFYPSYAVISIIVALVCTTMTAMVASRVELRSNASVLMRPKAPKSGQRIMLERFKFLWTRLSFVQKVTARNLFRYKQRMFMTVIGVAGCTALILTGFGLKDSIGSIAERQFGGIMKYSALVALHDNATPADQASYKELIEQETAVTGTLNVLQEAVTARAKGVNDQEVRIFVPSDTAELASFVNLKDRSTGKPRVPSDEGAVITEKLAKLYDVAPGGTLTLLDSNNEPFQIKVAAVTENYVLHYVYMTPAYYTEVFGKEPVYNTQLLNYSGKDTGWESAFGEKLTANGQVALVSFSSGVGEAFEGTMDSMDIVIVVLIVSAAALAFVVLYNLTNINVSERVRELSTIKVLGFYDKEVTLYIYRENILLTLLGILSGSALGVILHRFVLSTAELDATMFAPLIKWQSYIYAALLTILFSGIVMVFMHIKLKRIHMIEALKSVE; this is translated from the coding sequence ATGAAGAAACGGGCACTATGGAAGGATGTTTTTCGGGAGATCGGCCGCACCAAGGCGAGGTTCCTCTCGATTTTTGCAATTATTATGCTGGGGGTCAGCTTCTTCTCCGGGATCAAGTCGGCCGGGCCGGATATGCTGGACACCGCAGCAACGTATTATAAGGATCTGCGGCTGATGGATTTGCGGGTCCAGTCCACTTATGGGCTGTCGGAGCAAGGAATCGAGCAGCTTCGGGGGATTCCCGGGGTGCAGACGGTTCAGCCTGTATACAGCTCCGATGTATTTCTTGGCGACAGCGGGCTGATTGCCAAGGTCTATTCGTATGCGGACAATAATGAACTGAACGGTTACAAGCTCACCGCCGGGCATCTCCCGGCAGCCTCTGGAGAGATTGTGCTGGATGAACACCTGCGCGAGGAAGAGAAATTCGCGCTCGGAGATTCCATCACCTTCGGCGGCGAGGCCGGGGAGACGCCCGAACAGAGCTTCCGGACCAAGACTTATAACGTAGTAGGCTTCGCGCAGAGTCCGCAATATATTGAGACCGCGAACCGCGGGACGAGCCGGATTGGCAAAGGGACCGCCGATGCGTTCGCCGTCATCCCGGAAGGGGATTTCACGCTTCCGGTGTACACGGAGGCCTATCTCAGCTTCAAGGATACGGCTGCACAAACAGCCTATACGTCTGCTTATGACAAGCTGATTGAGCAGCATCTTCCCGAAGTGGAGGAGGCGCTCAAGGATTACCCGGCGCAACGCCTGGAGGAGCTGAAGACGGAGGCGGTAGCGGCGGCCAAGCAGGCTGCGGCTCAGCAGGGGACGCAACAGCCGCAGCCGCAACAACAACAAGCAGCATATGCCGCACAGAGCCAGCCGGAGCTGCCCAAGGTATATGTGGCAGACCGCACAATTAACCCGGGATACGCCGAATACAAGGATAATGCGGACCGGCTGTCGGCGATTGCGTCGGCTTTTCCGGTATTCTTTTTCCTGATTGCAGCGCTTGTCAGCTTAACCACGATGACCCGCATGGTGGAGGAGCAGCGGCTCCAGATCGGGACGATGAAGGCACTCGGATACGGCGCTATGGACATTATGACCAAGTTTCTGGTGTATGGAACACTTGCCAGCCTAGCTGCATCCATCGCGGGCCTGGCGGTTGGCTTCACGTTCTTCCCGGATATTATCTATAATGCCTACAGCTCGCTCTATAACCTGCCGGATGTGATCAAGAGCTTCTATCCATCCTACGCCGTTATTTCCATCATCGTGGCGCTGGTCTGTACAACGATGACGGCCATGGTCGCTTCACGGGTGGAGCTGCGGAGCAACGCGTCTGTGCTGATGCGGCCCAAGGCGCCCAAGAGCGGGCAGCGGATTATGCTGGAGCGCTTCAAGTTCCTGTGGACCCGGCTCAGCTTCGTGCAAAAGGTGACAGCCCGCAATCTGTTCCGCTACAAACAGCGGATGTTCATGACCGTTATCGGGGTGGCAGGCTGTACCGCGCTGATTCTGACCGGCTTTGGACTGAAGGATTCCATCGGCAGCATCGCCGAGCGGCAGTTCGGCGGCATTATGAAATATAGCGCCCTGGTAGCCCTGCATGATAATGCAACTCCTGCAGATCAAGCTTCCTATAAGGAACTGATTGAACAGGAGACTGCAGTTACAGGCACGCTGAATGTGCTGCAGGAGGCTGTGACGGCCCGGGCCAAAGGCGTGAACGACCAGGAAGTGCGGATCTTTGTTCCCTCGGATACAGCTGAGCTGGCGTCTTTCGTTAATCTTAAGGACCGCAGCACCGGTAAGCCGCGTGTACCCAGTGACGAGGGCGCGGTCATTACAGAGAAGCTGGCCAAGCTGTATGATGTGGCACCCGGAGGTACGTTGACGCTTCTGGACAGCAACAATGAGCCATTCCAGATCAAGGTAGCGGCGGTCACCGAGAACTATGTGCTGCATTATGTATACATGACTCCGGCTTACTACACAGAGGTGTTCGGCAAGGAGCCGGTCTATAATACTCAATTATTGAATTACAGCGGCAAGGATACAGGGTGGGAGAGCGCCTTCGGGGAGAAGCTGACTGCGAATGGACAGGTGGCCTTGGTCAGCTTTTCCAGCGGAGTGGGAGAAGCATTCGAGGGAACCATGGACAGTATGGATATCGTCATTGTGGTGCTGATTGTCTCTGCTGCCGCGCTGGCCTTCGTGGTTCTCTACAACCTGACCAATATTAACGTGTCCGAGCGGGTCCGCGAATTGTCTACGATTAAGGTGCTCGGCTTCTATGATAAGGAAGTCACTCTGTATATTTACCGGGAGAATATCCTGTTGACTCTGCTCGGCATCCTGTCCGGCAGTGCCCTGGGGGTGATCCTGCACCGGTTCGTCCTGTCGACTGCCGAGCTGGATGCCACCATGTTCGCTCCGCTCATCAAGTGGCAGAGCTACATCTATGCAGCGTTGCTGACCATACTATTCTCAGGCATCGTAATGGTATTCATGCACATCAAGCTCAAGCGGATTCATATGATTGAAGCGCTGAAGTCGGTAGAGTAG
- a CDS encoding peptide-binding protein translates to MAKKRKWWSGLLVLSLVGVLFTGCSTNNTAGSSTNAPAATTAPAESAAPDATEAPAADAPVDGGTLVTSSFSDIVNINPLLVNDTASGDVAQFVFAKLYNLDREGNVQAEDWSLAAALPEISEDGLTYTVKLKDTAKWSDGQPVVADDVIYTVEMAKNKETGSPLISAFDKVKSVEKVDDHTVMITMSQVYAPFLYALVQEIVPAHVLKDVKPTEMQKNPYGTDPAKTVTSGPWKWTAWKQGESHTLDADPNYWGTVKPHIAQVIYKIYADQNTEVQAIMKGDTDHISAIPVTQVEAVKADGKIDIIQKPGAQYEYVNFNFDGKNFPDGYGLFQGQKTRQAIAHALNRQGMVDNILKGVGALMNAPFLPDTWADPGDAAVNYDYNAETAKKLLAEDGWVADAKDGILVKDGHRFSFELQYNAGNSRREQVAAVIQQNLKDVGIEVKPKAIDFAAWIDQNVTPGKYQALLLAWSLNTPDPDAESIFSSKYFPPAGQNSGWYKNEKLDKLWVDGYSTVDQAKRKEIYKEVGKEISTDLPYVFLYQYGQAIGTGPRVHWAEEDAPEPSLGYGQFFHAIKWWVTE, encoded by the coding sequence ATGGCGAAAAAGAGAAAATGGTGGTCAGGTTTACTAGTCTTATCGTTGGTAGGGGTTCTATTTACAGGTTGCAGTACGAATAACACTGCGGGTTCTTCAACAAATGCGCCTGCAGCCACTACAGCACCGGCAGAGAGTGCGGCGCCTGATGCTACGGAAGCACCTGCAGCTGACGCGCCTGTTGACGGCGGAACACTAGTTACAAGCTCATTCTCCGATATTGTTAATATTAATCCGCTCTTAGTTAATGACACCGCGTCTGGTGATGTGGCCCAGTTCGTCTTCGCCAAGCTGTACAACCTGGACCGTGAAGGTAATGTACAGGCAGAGGATTGGTCGCTGGCTGCCGCGCTGCCGGAGATCTCTGAAGATGGCTTGACCTATACTGTGAAGCTGAAGGATACCGCCAAATGGAGTGACGGTCAGCCCGTCGTCGCAGATGATGTAATCTACACCGTTGAAATGGCCAAGAATAAGGAGACAGGCTCTCCGCTGATCAGTGCCTTTGACAAGGTGAAGAGCGTTGAGAAGGTGGATGACCACACCGTCATGATCACAATGTCCCAAGTCTATGCGCCGTTCCTGTATGCGCTGGTCCAGGAGATTGTTCCAGCCCATGTCCTGAAGGATGTGAAGCCGACCGAAATGCAGAAGAACCCCTATGGTACTGATCCGGCCAAGACCGTTACAAGCGGACCGTGGAAGTGGACAGCCTGGAAGCAAGGCGAGAGCCATACCCTGGATGCTGATCCGAACTACTGGGGAACCGTGAAGCCTCATATCGCTCAGGTGATCTACAAGATCTATGCTGACCAGAACACTGAGGTTCAGGCGATTATGAAGGGCGACACGGATCATATCAGCGCGATTCCGGTAACCCAGGTTGAAGCAGTTAAGGCTGACGGGAAAATCGATATCATCCAGAAGCCGGGCGCGCAGTACGAATATGTTAACTTCAACTTTGACGGCAAGAACTTCCCGGATGGCTACGGCCTGTTCCAGGGACAGAAGACCAGACAGGCGATTGCCCATGCCTTGAACCGTCAAGGAATGGTGGATAATATCCTGAAGGGCGTAGGCGCGCTGATGAATGCGCCGTTCCTGCCGGATACGTGGGCTGACCCGGGTGATGCTGCTGTGAACTATGATTACAATGCTGAAACGGCCAAGAAGCTCCTGGCTGAAGACGGCTGGGTTGCGGATGCCAAGGACGGCATTCTGGTCAAAGACGGCCACCGCTTCTCCTTCGAGCTGCAGTATAATGCCGGCAACAGCCGCCGTGAACAGGTAGCCGCTGTTATCCAGCAGAACCTGAAGGATGTCGGCATTGAGGTGAAGCCTAAGGCGATCGACTTCGCTGCATGGATTGACCAGAACGTAACGCCGGGTAAATATCAGGCCCTGCTGCTGGCATGGTCCCTGAATACACCAGACCCGGATGCAGAGAGCATCTTCTCCTCCAAGTACTTCCCGCCTGCCGGACAGAACAGCGGCTGGTATAAGAATGAGAAGCTGGATAAGCTGTGGGTAGACGGATATTCTACGGTAGATCAGGCTAAGCGCAAAGAAATCTACAAAGAAGTAGGTAAGGAAATCTCGACCGACCTTCCTTATGTATTCCTGTATCAGTATGGTCAGGCGATCGGAACAGGACCTAGAGTGCACTGGGCAGAGGAGGATGCTCCTGAGCCGTCACTGGGCTACGGACAGTTCTTCCACGCTATCAAATGGTGGGTAACCGAGTAA